The Lactobacillus sp. CBA3605 genome contains a region encoding:
- a CDS encoding TetR/AcrR family transcriptional regulator: protein MIKRRTLTQAKVLATANQLIETHGLDGLTIRDLAMALDVRPQSIYNYVDSLSDLLDQVGLQFVQSVSDRIVEKLAETGEAEKLMVFAQEFRAACKQHVGLSPLLLNLKANVKSPKTQKALIKLYQDLFRPLQLDDSARVENTLYRSTLFGFIIQEIGGFFTMPAAALDVRFTQTMQLAIDQENKK, encoded by the coding sequence ATGATAAAAAGAAGAACCTTAACACAAGCCAAGGTGTTAGCAACCGCTAACCAATTAATTGAAACGCACGGATTGGATGGATTAACCATTCGTGATTTGGCGATGGCCTTGGATGTTCGGCCACAATCTATTTATAATTATGTTGATAGTTTGAGCGATTTATTAGATCAAGTTGGCTTACAGTTTGTTCAGAGTGTTTCTGATCGAATCGTCGAAAAACTTGCCGAGACCGGCGAAGCAGAAAAATTAATGGTCTTTGCACAAGAATTTCGGGCAGCTTGTAAACAACACGTGGGACTATCACCATTATTATTAAATTTAAAAGCTAATGTTAAAAGTCCCAAGACGCAAAAAGCACTGATTAAATTATATCAAGATTTGTTCCGTCCGTTACAACTAGACGACAGTGCCCGGGTAGAAAATACGTTATACCGGTCAACTTTATTTGGGTTTATTATCCAGGAAATTGGTGGCTTCTTTACGATGCCGGCAGCAGCATTGGATGTGCGGTTTACGCAAACCATGCAATTGGCAATTGATCAAGAAAACAAAAAATAA
- a CDS encoding PadR family transcriptional regulator has translation MKPAISKETIRGHTTTIVLNILNQGDSYGYAIAKTIKTLSNAAYDINEATLYTVFRRLEKNGDITSYWGNETQGGRRKYYQISTQGQQTLAHNTEEWQFAKRVIDDLILGRIDQHE, from the coding sequence ATGAAACCGGCGATTTCAAAAGAGACCATTCGTGGGCATACGACCACGATTGTCCTCAATATTTTAAATCAGGGTGATAGTTACGGTTATGCGATTGCAAAGACAATTAAGACGTTGAGCAATGCCGCTTACGATATCAATGAAGCCACGTTATATACCGTTTTTCGACGTTTAGAAAAGAATGGTGACATTACGAGTTATTGGGGTAATGAGACTCAAGGCGGCCGTCGTAAATATTATCAGATTTCGACGCAAGGCCAACAAACTTTGGCCCATAATACCGAAGAATGGCAATTTGCCAAACGTGTGATTGATGATTTGATTTTAGGAAGGATTGATCAGCATGAGTGA
- a CDS encoding DUF4097 family beta strand repeat-containing protein codes for MSEKIEQLVAMRLATYFKQQTMTPALTELKTELATDLNEAANDKQATSGSAEAAVAAAFSDFGDIHDLIAQVNAENGSAANLHAHRVAIDDDSLMIDDGEMLKMDANGVSINHGAIKADASGLKLGKVIFNEDGINIEGRPGVRPNFGDPVQPLNLAGEYQDNLRLVNEQRFEIAALTTLSIAYRSARVKILPTVGADDEIIVREYMNHNNAAYYAQTNQAGSALSVAQGKVPFLIPLRVHVQIHVPAKFMGDLSVASRSGALLIAGLKNLGVVNLRVVSGSCRIGTVSARALSADIVSGSLQLDQLRVTEQLGMLVKSGRLRLADVQAGQFTATATSGSIQGTQLVGGGSWNAKSGAIKLSFDRLTGAINLDAKSGAIKLALPADASYRFELEAHSGRVVAPANAVKDHIADGYQAGQVGTTPKYQVKGRTTSGSIRLY; via the coding sequence ATGAGTGAAAAGATTGAACAATTGGTGGCGATGCGCTTAGCCACGTATTTTAAGCAGCAGACAATGACCCCCGCCTTAACGGAATTAAAGACTGAATTAGCAACGGATTTAAACGAGGCGGCCAATGATAAGCAGGCAACGAGTGGCAGTGCCGAAGCCGCCGTTGCTGCCGCTTTTAGTGATTTTGGTGATATCCATGACTTGATTGCGCAAGTTAATGCAGAAAATGGGTCGGCTGCCAACTTGCATGCCCATCGGGTGGCGATTGATGACGATAGCCTGATGATTGATGATGGTGAAATGCTAAAAATGGATGCAAACGGTGTTTCGATTAATCATGGGGCAATTAAGGCGGATGCGTCCGGCTTAAAGCTTGGGAAGGTCATCTTTAATGAAGATGGGATTAATATTGAGGGTCGGCCAGGGGTTAGGCCTAACTTTGGTGATCCCGTGCAGCCCTTGAATTTGGCGGGTGAATATCAGGATAATCTGCGTTTGGTTAATGAACAGCGTTTTGAGATAGCAGCGCTAACGACATTGTCAATTGCCTATCGTTCAGCACGGGTAAAAATCTTACCAACTGTGGGCGCGGATGATGAAATCATTGTGCGCGAATATATGAATCATAATAATGCCGCCTACTATGCCCAAACAAATCAAGCTGGCAGTGCACTAAGTGTGGCACAAGGTAAGGTGCCCTTCCTGATTCCATTACGGGTGCACGTTCAAATTCACGTGCCGGCTAAATTTATGGGTGACCTCAGTGTTGCCAGTCGGTCAGGCGCTTTATTAATAGCTGGATTGAAAAATTTAGGTGTGGTGAATTTACGGGTCGTTAGTGGCAGTTGTCGAATAGGAACGGTCAGTGCCCGCGCTTTAAGCGCTGATATTGTTTCGGGCAGTTTACAATTGGATCAATTGCGCGTGACTGAACAGTTAGGCATGTTGGTTAAGAGTGGCCGGCTGCGGTTGGCCGATGTTCAAGCTGGGCAATTTACCGCAACTGCAACGAGTGGCAGTATTCAAGGGACGCAATTAGTTGGCGGTGGCAGTTGGAATGCCAAATCAGGCGCGATTAAACTTAGCTTTGATCGTTTAACAGGCGCTATTAATTTGGATGCCAAAAGTGGTGCGATTAAGTTAGCCTTACCAGCGGATGCCAGCTATCGGTTTGAGTTGGAAGCCCATAGTGGTCGTGTGGTCGCTCCAGCTAATGCAGTCAAGGATCATATCGCCGATGGCTATCAAGCTGGGCAAGTCGGCACGACGCCAAAATATCAAGTCAAAGGTCGGACCACGTCGGGTTCAATTCGATTATATTAA
- a CDS encoding PTS transporter subunit EIIC translates to MLGMSEQQLIKRLVPTIVRVRQMNFYQIVQRTVMLTFPFVLIGSFSQIIQVTILTKTGFIASIFHLSKWVPYYRYWHYPFDNLTNLTLNSVAIIAAFGAAKYHAKLHHRDDQLAGLTGAIALLLIAYRYTDQSHGIFTTALLGANGITGAILVGSVTGACFQWLGQPAPSAKVMTPPSILNRTLGAILPMVLVLGLAVGVSLILNWVFIVNYPEQLFGTVQKIATTSHSLWLTFSMAILTLLLEILGFAGPYQQRLMVNSPATTANLNYALSHHSAMHVPYPDTANTLYHAFGTFGGTGMLLALVIAIYLRSQQPHYRIVAKLGVLPALFNNNGPLMTGLPVLYNPVYLIPFVLAPVVNMGLAALVIGAKWLPPMVYPVPVGTPGPLVAFIGTNGNWVALALGLIDLCLSVLIYLPFMHLAEATIQAAEVEKRRSEVIDHEG, encoded by the coding sequence ATGTTGGGGATGAGTGAACAACAATTAATTAAGCGATTAGTACCAACGATTGTGCGCGTGCGGCAAATGAACTTTTATCAGATTGTGCAACGGACTGTCATGCTGACATTTCCATTTGTGTTGATTGGTTCATTTAGTCAAATTATTCAAGTGACGATATTAACTAAAACGGGGTTCATCGCCAGTATTTTTCATTTGTCGAAATGGGTCCCATATTATCGGTATTGGCATTATCCGTTTGATAATTTAACGAATTTAACATTGAATAGTGTTGCCATTATTGCGGCTTTTGGGGCGGCCAAGTATCATGCCAAATTACATCATCGCGATGACCAGTTAGCCGGCTTGACTGGTGCGATTGCACTACTGTTAATCGCCTACCGTTATACCGACCAATCGCATGGCATCTTTACCACAGCGTTGTTAGGCGCTAACGGGATTACGGGGGCTATCTTAGTGGGGAGTGTGACGGGGGCTTGTTTTCAATGGCTAGGACAGCCAGCGCCGAGTGCTAAAGTAATGACACCCCCGTCAATATTAAATCGGACGTTAGGCGCCATACTGCCAATGGTATTAGTCTTAGGGCTAGCAGTTGGGGTGAGCTTGATTTTAAATTGGGTCTTTATTGTCAATTATCCGGAGCAATTATTTGGCACTGTCCAAAAAATTGCAACCACTAGTCATAGCCTGTGGTTGACCTTTAGTATGGCAATCTTGACCTTATTATTAGAAATTTTGGGTTTTGCTGGGCCGTATCAACAACGCTTGATGGTTAATAGCCCAGCCACGACGGCTAATTTGAATTATGCTTTGAGTCATCATTCTGCGATGCATGTCCCCTATCCAGATACAGCCAATACGCTCTACCATGCTTTCGGGACTTTTGGCGGGACCGGGATGTTACTGGCTCTCGTCATCGCAATCTATTTACGTAGTCAGCAACCGCATTATCGGATTGTTGCTAAATTGGGTGTGTTACCGGCACTATTCAATAACAATGGCCCCCTAATGACGGGATTACCAGTCTTATATAATCCCGTTTACTTGATTCCCTTTGTGTTAGCGCCAGTAGTTAATATGGGGCTAGCGGCCTTAGTCATTGGCGCCAAATGGTTGCCGCCGATGGTGTATCCCGTGCCAGTGGGGACTCCGGGACCGCTGGTGGCCTTTATTGGCACCAACGGTAACTGGGTTGCCTTAGCACTGGGATTGATTGATTTGTGTCTGTCAGTGTTAATCTATTTGCCGTTCATGCATTTGGCGGAAGCCACCATCCAAGCGGCGGAAGTCGAAAAGCGACGCTCGGAGGTGATTGACCATGAAGGCTAA
- a CDS encoding alpha/beta hydrolase, which translates to MKAKLTQRRFLIVLGIALLFLAIFVWPAYTWTKNNVASMAGRHDSQLSPVIMIPGSSATQNRFDTLVTRLNKTTQKKHSLIKLTVHTDDRITYSGALRPHDNEPIIVVGFENNKDGYNNIKKQAYWFSLAFKQLAKKYQFNNFKAIGHSNGGLIYTYFLEHYFKRDDITVKRMMTIGSPYNFSEANLSHKTQMLADFIKYREKIPKKLAVYSVAGTENYDTDGLVPARSVEAGKYVYQGQVKHYTEITVTGGDAQHSDLPQNQQIVRLIQEYILDHQSSKQKRLISATDN; encoded by the coding sequence ATGAAGGCTAAACTAACGCAACGGCGGTTCTTGATTGTTCTTGGCATCGCACTGCTTTTCTTGGCTATATTCGTCTGGCCGGCTTACACCTGGACCAAGAATAACGTCGCGTCGATGGCCGGGCGTCATGATTCACAGCTTTCACCTGTGATTATGATTCCTGGGAGTAGTGCAACTCAGAATCGGTTTGACACCTTAGTGACACGGCTGAATAAAACGACTCAAAAAAAGCATAGTTTAATTAAATTAACGGTACACACCGATGATCGGATTACTTATTCGGGTGCTTTGCGACCGCATGATAATGAACCAATTATTGTGGTCGGTTTTGAGAATAATAAAGATGGTTATAATAATATTAAAAAACAAGCCTATTGGTTTTCACTGGCCTTTAAGCAGTTGGCTAAAAAATACCAATTTAATAATTTTAAAGCGATTGGTCATTCCAATGGTGGTTTAATCTATACGTATTTTTTGGAGCATTATTTTAAACGTGACGATATTACGGTGAAACGGATGATGACGATTGGGTCACCGTATAACTTTTCGGAAGCTAACTTGAGTCATAAAACGCAAATGCTAGCCGATTTCATTAAGTACCGCGAAAAAATACCCAAAAAGTTGGCGGTCTATTCAGTTGCGGGAACGGAAAACTATGACACGGATGGCTTAGTTCCCGCGCGTAGTGTTGAGGCGGGCAAGTATGTGTATCAGGGCCAAGTCAAGCATTACACGGAAATTACGGTGACTGGTGGCGATGCGCAGCATTCAGACTTACCCCAGAATCAACAAATTGTGCGCTTGATTCAAGAATATATTTTGGATCATCAAAGCAGTAAGCAGAAACGTTTAATAAGTGCGACGGATAATTAA
- a CDS encoding MurR/RpiR family transcriptional regulator has product MPRQASTHRNRVLTLIRSYYPNLSPTDRKIADYIIQDPVKTAAQSISSLAVAVGVSTATVSRFVKRINFNSFRDFSRELTAAEPLERTNAEAFQDVEKQTTFKGIAETAFNSIRSSLDQTSQVMTEADLEQAVHLLLGARTIGFYGLGGSAVAALDGYHKFIRTGISCAYNSDYDMQLMQAAQMTTKDVAVVISHTGRNQQTLQLLSTLTSQQVPVIALTSFGNSPLAKASTVAFISVAEEVNYRSEGLTSLIAQMSIIDSLFLMTAVHGNIEMAASLGRVRDAISQTRTEL; this is encoded by the coding sequence TTGCCTAGACAAGCATCCACACATCGTAATCGAGTTTTGACCTTGATTCGGTCGTACTATCCTAATTTAAGTCCGACGGATCGAAAAATTGCCGATTACATTATTCAGGACCCTGTTAAGACGGCGGCCCAATCAATTTCGAGTTTGGCGGTAGCCGTGGGCGTTTCAACGGCCACAGTATCACGGTTTGTCAAACGAATTAACTTTAATAGCTTTCGTGATTTTTCACGTGAATTAACGGCCGCAGAACCGTTAGAACGCACCAATGCCGAAGCTTTTCAAGATGTCGAAAAACAAACGACGTTTAAAGGTATTGCTGAAACTGCGTTTAATAGTATTCGTAGTTCACTTGACCAGACCAGTCAAGTGATGACTGAAGCCGATTTAGAACAAGCGGTGCACTTATTATTGGGTGCGCGGACGATTGGTTTTTATGGGCTCGGTGGCTCGGCAGTAGCTGCGCTTGATGGCTATCATAAATTCATCCGTACAGGGATTTCTTGTGCTTATAACAGTGATTATGATATGCAATTGATGCAGGCTGCGCAAATGACTACTAAAGACGTCGCAGTGGTCATTTCACATACCGGTCGGAATCAACAGACCTTACAACTTTTAAGTACGCTGACAAGCCAACAGGTGCCGGTTATTGCTTTAACCAGTTTTGGCAACTCACCATTGGCTAAAGCGAGCACGGTGGCTTTCATTTCAGTTGCAGAAGAAGTGAATTATCGCTCTGAAGGGTTGACGTCGTTGATTGCGCAAATGAGTATTATAGATAGTTTGTTTTTGATGACGGCGGTGCATGGAAATATTGAAATGGCGGCTAGTTTGGGCCGGGTCCGTGATGCAATCAGTCAAACACGAACGGAACTCTAA
- a CDS encoding GH25 family lysozyme: MAKRQPFKPIYAQTRAAKWRRRLGWWALLVVMLGLIFGGWQWLQLRRSAVVSGFNVRGVAVTQADGYLDFAALQNDGLKFVYLKSTQGASYTDDNFSNNYSRILGTSLGVGVYHVFSFSTSGQAQAAYFEKTVNDNIGNLPIGIQVQYYGDYTAKTIATKRVQRQLRQLVLKLTAYYQRQCVIWVTPSLADTLVKPVIKKTPLWLDTTQTHGRSQRVLFMSYAKRAVYRQSGVSQEFTGLIYNGDESAFQKLIGVGLN; the protein is encoded by the coding sequence ATGGCAAAACGACAACCTTTTAAACCAATTTATGCCCAGACGCGTGCTGCTAAGTGGCGGCGACGCTTAGGCTGGTGGGCCTTACTAGTAGTGATGCTGGGGCTGATCTTTGGGGGCTGGCAATGGCTACAGTTGAGACGCAGTGCCGTGGTTAGCGGGTTCAATGTCCGTGGCGTGGCAGTTACACAGGCAGATGGGTATTTAGACTTTGCCGCCTTACAAAATGATGGCTTAAAATTTGTTTACCTCAAGTCAACACAAGGTGCGAGCTATACGGATGATAACTTTTCGAATAATTATTCGCGGATTTTGGGGACGAGTTTAGGGGTCGGCGTGTATCATGTGTTTAGCTTTTCAACGTCAGGGCAAGCCCAGGCCGCTTACTTTGAAAAAACAGTTAATGATAATATTGGGAATCTCCCCATTGGCATTCAAGTTCAATATTATGGTGATTATACTGCGAAGACTATTGCAACCAAACGGGTGCAACGCCAGTTACGGCAGTTAGTTTTAAAGCTAACGGCGTATTACCAGCGGCAGTGTGTGATTTGGGTCACGCCCAGCTTAGCTGACACGTTAGTTAAGCCAGTCATCAAAAAAACGCCGTTATGGTTAGATACGACGCAAACGCATGGCCGTTCGCAACGCGTCCTATTTATGAGTTATGCGAAGCGAGCCGTTTATCGGCAAAGTGGTGTTAGTCAAGAATTTACGGGTTTAATCTACAATGGCGATGAGTCAGCGTTTCAAAAATTAATTGGGGTTGGCTTGAATTAA
- a CDS encoding DUF4828 domain-containing protein, translated as MKRRGAILFGLSLLAGLSSTLIRKQHPSKTNRGDLAVFYAGTWTYRDEDHHRDHKLEIDPNMIIRIDGRPMPATVESISPSALVLLDKYGFHLEIKANEQRPVTLFDEADNRNYVILSPNQLDKISD; from the coding sequence GTGAAGCGACGTGGCGCTATTTTATTTGGCTTATCCTTACTGGCAGGACTCTCAAGCACCCTCATCCGCAAACAACACCCTTCAAAAACGAACCGTGGCGATTTAGCTGTTTTTTACGCTGGGACTTGGACCTATCGCGATGAAGACCATCACCGGGATCACAAATTAGAGATTGACCCTAATATGATTATCCGGATTGATGGTCGACCAATGCCGGCAACGGTAGAGTCGATCTCGCCAAGTGCTCTAGTCTTACTTGATAAATATGGCTTTCATTTAGAAATCAAAGCCAACGAACAACGGCCGGTTACGTTATTTGATGAAGCCGATAATCGTAATTATGTGATTTTATCACCCAATCAACTCGATAAAATCAGTGACTAA
- a CDS encoding Gfo/Idh/MocA family protein, protein MLKLGIIGTNWITQQFIDAAHESGDWQLTTVYSRDLDRAKAFATKNGATNTFDNLDDFFKAATFEAVYIASPNSLHFSQAQQAIENGKHVIVEKPAVANQAEFEQLDECLKAHPQVLLFEAARQIHEENFKRVQAQIAKLDQLQGATLTYMKYSSRYDAVLAGEEPNIFSPKFAGGALQDLGVYLVYDAVGWFGMPDEVAYYPTLTRTKVDGKGVAVLRYPSFTVTLNVGKTSNSYLSSEINGLRDTIVMDNAAELGRVTYYDAEGLAINLGVTPDKNPMIAEARDFAAVINDPMAHQEDYQAWRQLSRNVNKLLFNLRQSGQLYFKATERDTPAN, encoded by the coding sequence ATGTTAAAATTAGGAATCATTGGGACTAACTGGATTACGCAACAATTTATTGATGCGGCCCATGAGTCAGGTGACTGGCAACTAACAACGGTCTATTCGCGTGACTTAGACCGGGCCAAAGCATTTGCCACTAAAAATGGGGCGACGAACACTTTTGATAACCTCGACGATTTTTTCAAGGCGGCGACTTTTGAAGCAGTCTATATCGCTTCCCCAAACAGTCTCCATTTTAGCCAAGCGCAACAAGCAATTGAAAATGGCAAGCATGTCATTGTGGAAAAGCCAGCGGTTGCTAATCAAGCCGAATTTGAACAATTGGATGAGTGTTTAAAGGCTCATCCGCAAGTGTTATTGTTCGAAGCGGCCCGTCAGATTCATGAAGAAAACTTCAAACGCGTGCAGGCGCAAATCGCCAAGCTTGATCAGCTTCAAGGAGCCACGTTAACTTACATGAAGTATTCTTCACGCTATGATGCGGTACTGGCGGGGGAGGAACCGAACATTTTCTCACCTAAATTTGCGGGTGGCGCCTTGCAAGACTTAGGCGTTTACTTGGTTTATGATGCGGTTGGTTGGTTCGGAATGCCTGATGAAGTGGCTTATTATCCGACCTTAACCAGGACTAAGGTTGATGGTAAAGGTGTCGCCGTTTTGCGTTACCCAAGCTTTACGGTTACCTTGAATGTGGGGAAGACGAGTAATTCTTATTTGTCATCCGAAATCAATGGTCTGCGCGATACAATTGTTATGGATAATGCGGCGGAGTTAGGCCGGGTTACGTACTACGATGCTGAGGGGTTAGCCATTAATCTTGGGGTGACCCCGGATAAAAATCCGATGATCGCTGAAGCTCGTGATTTTGCGGCCGTGATTAATGATCCCATGGCTCATCAGGAAGACTATCAAGCTTGGCGACAACTCAGTCGCAATGTTAATAAACTACTATTTAATTTACGGCAATCCGGTCAGCTTTATTTTAAGGCTACCGAACGGGATACGCCGGCTAATTAG
- a CDS encoding DEAD/DEAH box helicase, with protein MLDVFKEKFTAQGFTEQSPIQTAVAEPMAAGTSVLGLAPTGSGKTLAFTWPMLAGLTVGGGTQALILAPSQELAMQTTAVVRDWAQLIDAKVLAITGGANIKRQLEKLKQHPEVVVGTPGRVTNLIADGKLKLGHLKMMIIDEADELLTDETLDQIREILDATFAETLQLGFFSATETKILDELPRWFGQKVEKIDVRAIDQTQGVVRHRTLQVGNRHRVELLKRISRADKFRALVFFNKMQELQHVALELRHQHVSYVALTSGQRQVEREKALRLFRQGKVALLLTTDLAARGLDLPKLPAVINYQLPKDVTTYIHRSGRTGRMGAAGLVLTMGDDHDVRDFKKLMKSTDYEIKPGYLVDYQIVDTKPAKVQPVAPAQATTATATSVSGQSVKATPTVVTGKAKPLATSAPAESAAPIANGKKKKGHNKHSKKKGMRKKNRDRFGDK; from the coding sequence ATGTTAGACGTATTTAAAGAAAAATTCACTGCGCAAGGTTTTACTGAGCAGTCACCAATTCAAACTGCAGTGGCGGAACCAATGGCGGCGGGAACGTCTGTCTTAGGTTTAGCACCAACCGGGTCAGGAAAAACGTTGGCATTTACTTGGCCAATGTTGGCTGGCTTAACGGTTGGGGGCGGCACCCAAGCGTTGATTTTGGCGCCTTCACAAGAACTTGCCATGCAAACGACCGCTGTGGTCCGAGACTGGGCCCAATTAATTGATGCTAAGGTACTAGCCATTACCGGGGGCGCTAATATTAAGCGTCAATTAGAAAAGCTCAAGCAACATCCAGAAGTAGTGGTTGGGACCCCTGGTCGGGTGACTAATCTGATTGCGGATGGCAAGCTCAAGCTGGGTCATTTGAAGATGATGATTATTGATGAAGCGGACGAATTATTGACGGATGAGACGTTGGATCAAATTCGTGAAATCTTGGATGCCACCTTCGCTGAAACATTACAATTAGGTTTTTTCTCTGCCACCGAAACTAAAATTTTAGATGAATTACCACGTTGGTTTGGTCAAAAGGTTGAAAAAATTGATGTGCGGGCGATTGATCAGACCCAGGGGGTCGTTCGTCACCGCACGCTACAAGTTGGGAATCGGCATCGGGTTGAGTTGTTGAAACGGATTAGTCGGGCCGATAAGTTCCGGGCCTTAGTTTTCTTCAATAAGATGCAAGAGCTACAACACGTGGCGTTAGAATTACGGCATCAACATGTGAGTTATGTGGCTTTAACGAGTGGTCAACGCCAAGTTGAACGTGAAAAGGCTCTGCGGTTGTTCCGTCAAGGAAAAGTGGCGTTATTGTTAACGACTGACTTGGCAGCGCGTGGTTTAGATTTACCAAAGTTGCCCGCAGTGATTAACTATCAGTTGCCTAAGGATGTAACCACTTATATTCATCGTAGCGGTCGGACTGGTCGAATGGGAGCCGCTGGCTTGGTCTTGACGATGGGGGACGATCATGATGTGCGGGACTTCAAGAAGCTGATGAAGTCCACGGATTATGAGATTAAACCAGGTTATTTGGTTGATTATCAAATTGTTGATACGAAGCCCGCCAAAGTGCAACCAGTGGCACCAGCCCAAGCGACTACCGCCACCGCAACGTCGGTTAGTGGTCAATCAGTTAAGGCTACGCCAACTGTGGTCACCGGTAAAGCTAAGCCCTTAGCAACATCAGCACCCGCTGAATCAGCAGCACCAATAGCTAACGGGAAAAAGAAAAAAGGTCACAATAAGCATTCCAAGAAAAAAGGCATGCGGAAGAAGAATCGTGACCGCTTCGGCGATAAGTAA